The following is a genomic window from Meriones unguiculatus strain TT.TT164.6M chromosome 7, Bangor_MerUng_6.1, whole genome shotgun sequence.
acacagagaaaccccgtcccGAAAAGTAAAACATGtgtatatttttaagtaaataaatagcaGAGGGAACCAGACATAAAGGAGCCCTTTTTactttaagaaagagagagagagagagagagagagagagagagagagagagagagagagagagagagagagagagagagagagagagtcaagaTGCTCCCAGAATGGTCGAGGCAGTAGCAGGGAGGGTGCTGGATGGGCTGGGTTAGGGGGAGCCAAGGCAGGGACCAGTGTGGAATGCTGGGTCTGTAGTGCCACCTAGTGGCTGAATGCCCAGAGCAGCAGATATTTTGAGCTTCCCGAAAGAGTCCAACCTGGCCAGTGCGACAGCATGCTAGCCCACTAGCCAGTAGTCCCTGATAGGGTCCCACCCAGGTTGTGCACGGAGGCTCACAGACTCTGCTTATTCTACAAGAGGCTGGACTCGGCCTGCACAgtcgtgtgtgtgcgcgtgtaggTTAAACATTGATATCATGTCTTTCTCAATCACTGTCAatctcattttttgagacaagtgtcGTTCAGTTACCTGGAGATTGCGTATTGTCTGGACCGGCTGGACAGCTcgggatcttcctgcttctgctccccAGCGGGGCTTACAGAGCCCTGCATACCTGGTGTCCATGGGCGCTGGGCTCCGATCCCCCAGGGTTCACTGCCTAAGGCATCTCCCCAGCTTCTAAGGCATGCTGTTTTTTTCCCCTACccactcccattcccctctctttGGGGGGGGTgctgcttgagacagggtccttaCAGTCTCTTAAAACAACCTCATGAAGGGGTATGTAGCCTCCAGTGGGTGCTTCCAGAGGCGCTGGACATCCTGCCAAGTTCGCTCTAAATTGTGCCTCCTTTGGTCTGCACAGCAGCTTGAGATGTAACAACCGACTGGAGCCCATTATCCAGATAAGAACACCAAGGCTCGAAGAGGCTAGGTGACTTGCTCAAGGTCACTCCTCCGCTGGACCAGAAGGCCGGTCTCAGCCACTCCGTCCTGTGCTGCACTTCCTAATTCTTCCCACAGGGGGTGCCATCGCTGTCCTCGGGAGAAGAATGCGATgcagagaggaggacctcactctCCTAGAATTTTGAAAAATGGGATTTGCTACTTACTTACTATATTCCCAGAGAAAAACTCCCGGAAGGTAAAAACAAGGGAAAAGCATGGTCCGGGCTACCCACGCGTAAAACTGTAGTTTTGAACCGTAACAATTCACAAGCAACTGCTGGGCATCCCCTAGCGGCCCTGGCGTGCCGTCCGCATCCGAGGTGAAGCGGCAGGGAGGTCAGACCCCGGGCGGGGAGGTCAGACCCCGGGCGGGCCGCGTTCTTCCCTCTCCGCGCCCCTCCGCTCAGGGCCAGGCTGAAGCCTCACGCTTTGCTCCTGTCTAGACCCAGAGGGGAAGCCTTCCCGTGGGCCGCTCCACAGCCTTGGCTGACAGGCAGGAGCCCTAAGGCTTGGCTGGGGGCAGGATGTCCCAGAAAGCAGACAGCTTCCGTCCTGGCCTTCAGCCCCTTCTCAACTGCGCTGAGAACCCCCTAGTGTCCCCCGAGTCCGCGCGGTGACATCGGTCCAGCCTCCACTCAGAGGTAGCAACGGCCCAGCAAACAGTGCCCCGCTGCGTGCCGGCGGCTCTCCACGTGCCCCGGTGTTTCTGCGCCCGCCTTGGCCTCGGCCAGAGACCGCTCCATCTCTCCTGTATCCCTGCCCCGCCCCAGAAGCCCCGGCGTTCTATTGGCTGAGAGCGCTGCCTGTCACCGGGCCTAGCCCGATCCTTGACCTCGCGTCCCTCCCTGCGGCTCGCCCGGCCACTCTTTGGGCGGCCTGGGCTGCTCGCTGCAGGCAGCGGTCTCGCGGGGAGACCCGCCGGTCTGGCTGGCAGCAAGGCCCTCCGCCCGCCATGCCCCCACTAGCTTCCTCCGGCGCACAGAGGGGTGTTCTGTCCCGTCTAGACGCCTCCTCCCCGGGCCCCGTCTCACCGCGCACGACCATTCCCAACGGCTGGCGATAAACCAGTGCCCAGGTGCCCACCCGGGGGCTGTAGGTCCTGCCCACCCTCCCAAGGCAGCCCGCTGATTCTGAGCCTTTCCCCGGCAGACAGAGAAGACgcttctcctttttatttgcTCGTTTTCCGGGCCTCTCTCAGCTCGGCAGCAGCCCAGTCAGGGGACGGGGGCCACAGCGTGTACCCTCTGCCCTCAGCAGCTGCCTACCCACACGACCCCGCAAGTCCACAGTCCAAAGGCAGCAAGGGAAGAGGCCTCCCGGGCACAGGAAAGCAAAGGCGCCCGCCCCGCTGGGAAGGCGGCCCCCGCCACTGGGGTCGCAAGCCACTCGGTTCTGCCCTGTTGGGGATGGTTTTGCGGTCTTCTCCTTTGTAGTCACTCAGGCTTCCGGATGCCGCGGGCCGGGTCAGGAGTGTTGGTAGCCCAGCGCGGAGCCCCACCGCCACGGAATGGGTCCAACGTGGGGCGCCCCGGGACATCGGCGCCAGCTTCCCCCGGAGCCTTGGGTCAAGCCGGGCACCTCGGCCACCACCCTGGGCCGCCCCGAGGGCGCGAGCGGGGAGCACGGAGCGCGGCGCGGCGCCGAGGGGCTGGCGAGGTCCCTGCGCGCGAGGCCAGGCGCCGCAGCAGGCGGCCCGCTGGGGCCCGGGTCCCCGGCCTCCGCGCCCCGGGCGGCATGGCCGTGGCACTCCAGGTGGCCGCAGGGCCAGCGGGGCGCGGGGCTGGCGCGCAGGGCCAGGGAGAGCGCGGCGATGCGGCGGATGGCCCTGCGCAGCGTGGCGATCTTGGAGAGCCTCTTGCCGCCCGGGGCGTGCTGCAGCGCCCTGCGCAGCGCGTTGAACGCCTCGTTGTAGTCCACGATGCGTTTGCGCTCCCGCACGTTGGCTGCCATGCGCCGCGCCTTGGACCGCGCTGGCCGCTCGCGCTTCCTGCCGGTCGCCTCCTCTGCCTCGTCCAGGCTGCGCCTCAGCGCTCCGAAATCCCTGCCAACCTCGGGGCAAGAACGCCCCACGTCCTCCACGGAATCCTCACCCCGCTTCAGGCCCCTGAGGCCTAGTCCTGGCGTGCTTCGGAACATGGCCTGAGCCCTGGGCCTGCGGCTTCGGCTTCAGGTCGAAAAGGCTGCTGGGCCACTGATTGTTGGCTCTTGATGGCTGGACACCCTCTGGACAGACCCTCTCTGGCTGGGCTTTATGGCACCACGTGGCCCTCCACCCTCCCAGCCCAtccatctccctcctcctgcTTTGTTACCTGCCCCCAGGTAAGGGCTGAGGGAGGAActaaggaaggaagcaaggaaggaagcctGCAGGTGCTTGCACGCAGGACCAGCTGGGTAGCCTGGCCACGCCCTGGGCAGTGCCCCAGTTGTCACAGAGAACACTGCGCTGTGCTTCACGGACCCTCTGGGGTGACTGggttctgcttctgtctcctgaccCAAGACGGAATGCTGCATTTGATTCTGCTCAAGAGAGCAGACGGGCTTACAGAAGGAGAGCAATGGTGGACTGAGCGAGTTTTAAGAGCCTTGAGTGACGCTGAGATGTCTCAACGAGTGTGGGGACCTCCTGACAAACATTACAACCTGAgccccatggggggggggggcaaccgGAGTGGCCACTCACTACGAAAAAGCATGACCATCCCAGAGGAGTCTGGAAAGCAGGCGCAGATCGGAAGCGGCGGCCCTGTAGGGTCCTGTGACCCTCAGCTACCACTGTGAGGCCGGTCTAGATTCCGGGCTGCGGTTTGGATTGAGGTcagcaccccccacacacacttcttttGGCTCCCCCTTGGCAGAGCTGAGCTGAGTCAGAAGCAAAGAGCGCTGAAGATGTTCATTTCTGGCTtgccttgcagtccccatcaggGAGCAACCCCTAAAGTCCAGGGCCTCTGAGCAGCCCTGGTCCACAGCAGGGAACCGTCAGGTTATGAATCCAGTGGACAAGCCCCACTGCTATCATCAAGGACTGGAATTCTAAACAAgaccaaaaaagagagagaaagggggcagggagaaggaaggaaggaaggaaggaaggaagggagggagggagggagggagggagggaggaaggaaggaaggaaggaaggaaggaaggaaggaaagaagggagggagggagggaggaaggaaggaaggaaggaaggaaggaaggaaggaaggaaggaaccatgCTTACTCCTAGAGAGAGACCCCAGTGGAATTTCAGGTATACATCCATAGTTTTTCGGGAGCAACATAAGATTAAGACTAATCTCATTCCCAGCCACATTCCAAAAGTTGTGGCACCAGCCAGGATGGGCACATGGGTTACATCCACATTACCAACGACCTAATTACTTCAAGCTGAGTTTTCCCACGAAGGAAAAAGAACAGAGTAGTGGGAGGCCAACCACATgggggtttttattttattttgtttttgttttatgagacaggctttctctgtgtattcttggctgtcctggactcgctttgtagaccaggctggcctcagactcacagtggtcagcctgcctctacctcccagagtgcaaACTACATGTATTTGCTTACGGGTGTTTGTCTGTCTTGCCCACTAGACTGAAAATAACCTAAAGACTGAATTTTTCATGATCAATATCTCCAAAATGTTCAATTATCTGTGGATTAGAAATCAGTTAAGCCCAGCATGTAGGCGCACACCCAcagtcccagcccttgggaggtagaggcaggatgatcagggTTGGATGCCAGCCTCAATCGCAtggtagtttgaggccagcctggactgcccGGGACCCtgaccccaaaacaaaacaaaacagaacaaaaccaaagaGCAGCTAGATGCTGAgcgtagtggtgcatgcctgtcatcaCGACACCCCAGAAGGCTGAAGGAGATCATGAGGCTGCTTATGGAGACCttgtttgggggggaggggggctgtgagtgtagctcagtggtagagtgcctatgcataaagccctgggttccaggcCTAACACTACAAGACAAAAACAACCAAGTAAAAAGCGGGCTAGAGCCAATATTTCCAGTGCCTGAGCACTGCTGCCCACCACCATGCTCAAGCGACAGCGTGTCTATTTAGATGCATCACAGAATGGAAGACCAAAGTCCAGGCCCTGGGCTCCTGAGCATCACACTCCAGGACCACTCTGCCTTGTCTTTTAGTCTGCTGAGTCATGGCCCTGTTCACTCAGGAGGATAATGGGCCTCAGGGCCTTACCCAGGCCTCTCAGAAAAGCCTAACTCCAGCATGGGGAGCCTAGAACAGAGCGGAGCGTCTGGACAGTTTGGAACCAAAGGAAGCTTGGTGGTGGGACGGCTCTTCCTCCCATCCGCTCCAGCCAGTAGCTCCTCACTCTGCAAACTGTGCGGGTCATTTCATCTGCACGCTTCAGTTTCTCTTGTTTTGTGTGGAAGATACCTTCTCTATGAGCGTTTAGCCAGGgg
Proteins encoded in this region:
- the Bhlha9 gene encoding class A basic helix-loop-helix protein 9; this translates as MFRSTPGLGLRGLKRGEDSVEDVGRSCPEVGRDFGALRRSLDEAEEATGRKRERPARSKARRMAANVRERKRIVDYNEAFNALRRALQHAPGGKRLSKIATLRRAIRRIAALSLALRASPAPRWPCGHLECHGHAARGAEAGDPGPSGPPAAAPGLARRDLASPSAPRRAPCSPLAPSGRPRVVAEVPGLTQGSGGSWRRCPGAPHVGPIPWRWGSALGYQHS